The segment AGGTCCTAGGAGTGGCTGAAACTTCTGGAAGAGGCTGTCCTTCAGAGACTGGGGAGATGGCCAAGCATGCAAAAGCCCTGTGCCTGCCTGGGCGGCTGCTCCTGGCACCTGGCAGCGGGGGCCCTAAGCTGCTGTGGGCGGGGGTCCCTTTCTGGCTCAACACACCCACACCCAGGGCCCTGCCACTCGGCCCAAGGCACGGAACCCTGGGGGAACCCTCCCCTGAGAACCAGGCACAGGAATGCCCAGAGCAGCTTCACCGGCCCAGAAGCCGCAGGCCATCGGGCAGCCGCGCAGCAGGCTCGGATGTGGCACTGCCCTGCAATGCTGCACCACACAGCCTCCAGGAAGCCAGTCCCAGGGGTCAGCCCAGAACACAGAGGGGCGACTGAATGGTCTGAGGACACGGACACCCCCACTGACATTGCTGAGGAAGCCCCCATTCGGGGCAGGGAGGGGGTAACTgcagcaggggctgggaggtCACTGCAGTGGGGGCTGGGAGGTCACTGCAGCGGGAGTTGGGGGGGGTCATTGCAGCAGGGGCTGGGGGGGCACCCAGGGACTCAAGGGTGCCTGCATCGcactatgatttttttaaaagaccgcTTTTTTTTCAAGATGAACAGCAGAAACGTGGTTATTAATTTTACTATCACTCTTTAAAGTGACAGAAATTATACACACTTTTTTATATCATATCGTATCTCAAAGGCAAAACAAGCACCGAGGCAACCCTTACAGAGACTAAGAGCCACCAGCCAACGAAGCCTCCTCTGGGCACGGCCCTGACCTGCTGGGCGCTGTCTACACTCTCCCAACCGGATCACCTGCTGGAGCTGGTTTTTCAGAGCTGGAATGGAGTCACCGCACAGGAGGCTGTCACACCCGGGCCCCAGCCACCAGAGCCCTGCAGGGGCGGCACGCCCACAGTATCGCCCAGGGACATCTGTGTGGCGGGCGGGCCCCGCCCCGCCGGGCAGCAGCAAGGCACGCACCTAGTAAGGTCTTCGGGTTGGTCAGGCCCAGCTGCACCACGGGGTTGTCCAGAATGGCCTGAAACAGGGGGCTCTCGGGGTCGATGCCCTTGTCCAGCTCCTCGGGAGAGGGCCTGCGGTCGCCCAGCAGCCATTCGCACTGCAAACACCAGAAGAGCAGGGTCAGCGCCTACGGTCCCCGCCAACCTCGACACTGCGGCGGGGGCTCCAGGGCTGCCCCAGTGGCCAGGGGCCCTGACAGAAGGGCCAGTCCAGCCCGGCTGTCCCGGCAGATGCGGGCGCTGCAGCTCAGGGCACTCTGGAGCTCTGCAGCCCGAGTCCACACCAGAGCCCTGTCGTGTGAAGTGGCCGGGGTGTGACCTCGTGGGCTCGTCCAGGAACAGCTGAAGCCCAGGCCCACCTTGCCTTCCTGGGCCACATGGGCCAGATTGAGTCTGCTCCCCAAGTGACCCAGTgtcacccccagcccctccccaggctctcGGTCAGCAGTGGGCACGTGTCCACAGGGTGGCATCGTCTCGGTGTCAGTGTAACACAATATACAAGCTTCACGTTCACCCGCAGGATGCGTACCTTTCTCTAAGAGGCAAAGCCCAGGATTTTCTCAGTACTTTAAAGTCTGTACACTGTTTGAACCATCTACCCTGTTGTTGCACCTCAAAAGCAAAGGAGCCGCCTGCGCGGGAAGGTGCCCGCATCCCCGGGTGCCCAGGCCGCACGCGGTACTCACGGCGGCGTTCTGCTGGTTGTTGCTCACTCTGAGGGCGTCGATCACTTCCTTCTCATCGAAGCCCATCTCCATCAGGGAAATGACAGCCTGCAGGAGAGGCCGCAGGCTCAGCCGCGGCACCTTGGCAGGGGATGTCTtaacggttcgatccctggtctggaagatcccatatgctctGGGGCaatgaagcccgtgtgccacccGCAACTATAGAGCCTGAGGCgttctggagcccgggagccacaactgttAAAGCCCACATGCCCAGAGCTGGCGCTCCACAACAGGATGCCACTGCAGTGAGAGTCCGAGCACCATGGccagagtggcccctgctctccacaactagagaaaggccgtgcagagcaacaaagacccagagtgACCAAAGAtaaatacatcttaaaaaaaaaaaacaaactaccaGGTTTTCTATTTCAAGACTGTTTCCCTATGGCTTCAGGGAGATACTTGCTGGCTCTCTGAACGACAGAGGGGCGGAACTGGAGCTCTCTCCTGGAGGCTCACTGTCCCACCCAGGTCCCGCCAGCTGTGTCCCAGAGTGGGACTGTCCCCACCACCTCGCATAGCCCCCTCAAGAGGGGCTGCCAAGTGGGAGGAGCAGGTCAGAGAAAGGGCACATCGGCCGTGCCCATTTAAGTGGAGACAAAAACGTCAGCCATTTCTGAAACTCGGAGAGATTTTCTTCACACTttatctttgggaaaaaaaaaaaccttgaaattaATTCTAAATGATTGTTAACAAGATCTAAGCTGTCCTTTCTGCCAAGGACCCCCTTCCTCTGCTCCTCTGGGCCATTCCCCACCTCTGGCCTGTCAGCGCACGCTGCGGGCACAGCCCCCCCGCTGTGCTTGATATCCACGTCACATAAGATCGCCTGGAGTCCAATCTGAAACCCAAGAGTAGGAGGGCCTTTTCCATGAAGTGTCAACATAAACCGCTCCCTCTCCTCACTTCTGTCTCGGCCCCAGGACTGCTGGGGGGGATTCCAGATGCTCCCACGCGCTTCTCCCCAGCCCTCCAGGGAGGACCCCCCGTGTGGCTGCGCTGAGAGGCCCTCGCGCCCGCAGGCTCTGCACAGTCACTGCCCTGTCCGCGGCGGGGCAGGGGAGCGGAGGCAGCTGAAGGTCTGCCTCACGTCCAAGCCTTGCTCTCCAACCTGCTCTCCCCGGGACCTGAGCCTTACTGGACCCTCCCCGACTGGTTCAGGATCACAGACCCTGGCCCTTCAAGCCTCGACACCCTTTTGGGGAAAGGAGTGACTTAAGATGGTTAAGAACGACAACCCCGAGCAGGAAAGGCCTTTAAGGTGGTGACCAAGACCGTGAACAACCATCAGCGGGCCTCACGGGGCCCTGCAGGACCCCCAACCCGGGAAAGGCGTGCAGCCTGACAGCAGAGCGTGGGACCCGCCCGGGGACAGGCTGCCTTTCCCCAACAGGTCCAGGGCCAACCGACTGGACTCCCAAGAGACTAAGACGAAGAGACACACTTCCTCCGGGaccgagaaacgctggactaaaGTAACCCATGTGCTTCTGCACGCGGAGCTCAACTCAAGGGAAAATCCCAAAGGAACAGAGACAAAGCCACAACGCCCTGGCCTCCCAGAGGGCGTCCCCTGGGCAGCGGGCGGGGCCCAGCGTCATGCACAGGACGCAGACCTGGGGTCCATGCCGGGCggagctggagctggactccagggCCCTGAGCAGGCTCTGCGTCCCACAGAGAGGGCCCTGGCCCCGTGGGGGACACTCCGCATGGCCCACGAgccctgcctgaggtcacactcAACCCCGCAGACACAGGCTCTGAATCAGCTGCAGAGGGCACCCCACAGCCCGGCCACACGGGTTCCCACGGAAACAAGCCCACAGGTGAGCCCAGGTCAAGGCACCAGGCCCCGAGAAATTAGGGCCACAAGCAAAATCAGGAGGACATGAAGAATTGGAGCCCTAACGCCTGGAGCTGACAGAGCTGTGATCTGAAAGTAAATAGGATACGCTCACAGTGCCAACGGCATCCAAagagattaaattaaaattaaccctaatgaaaagagagaacaatgaaaaagaacaggGAGACAAAAAGCATCAGATACAAGGTGACGGTGAAGAGGCGGCCACAAGGACGGACACTCAGGTCAGCGGGCCGAGTCCAGCCAGAGGCTGTGGGGCTCGGGCCCTTGAGTCCCCCAGATGCTCCACTGACCCTCCTGACCAGTCTCCTGCTCACAAGGCGGGCCATGCGGCCAGTGGGTGACCCTCCCGTCTCTGGACAGGGCCCCCGCCTGACGCCACGGCTCGAGGACACTTATAAACTTCAAACTGGAGACTCCAGACTCAAGTCTGTCCAGAGCCCTCCCAGCCTCGCTCCCTGCAGGGCCGGTGGCCTGGCCTGGGGGCTGTGGCTTCCCCCGCAGGACTCGCCTTGGGAGGACCAGCCCCTCCACCTGCCAGGCACCCCCACTACCTGAAAACACACACCCGGGCATCCGCACGAAACTCCCTTTTCCTCCGGATCTTCTTGAAGATCTCCGTCAGCTCATCtctggcctcctcctcctcctcactggtCCCGGCAGCAGGGGCGGCCTCGGCGCCCGCCTCTCCCTGCGAGGATGGGCCTGGGAGTGGAGTGTCGATGGTGGGGTCATCTGCGTGCTCGATGAGCCACTCCATGGCCTGGGGCACCGACATGCTGCAAGGTAAGACGGCCCCTGAGCACCGATGTGCCGCAAGGTAAGACGGCCCCTGAGCACTGACGTGCCCCAAGGGCTCGTGAGCACTGACGTGCTCCAAGGTAAGACGGCCTCTGAGCAGCACCTCAGGCCAGGGAACCGGGCCTTTGCGTCCCGAGAAAAGCCTCTCTGACTTCGTGGCTTCTCTAGTGCGAGCTGCCGAGTCCTGTACAAGGATCTAACGCAGCGCGGCTGAAGCCCCGGCCCCGCCCTAATCTGCCACGAGGCGCAGCCAGAACAGATGCCCAAGTGCAGAAAGCCACGGGAGCCAAACCCACGAGGTGCCCACGAGAGACTGGTTCAAAAGCGAAAAGAACACAGCCCGCTGACCACCCCTCGGTTACAGACAATTTATTTCAGAACCGAACATACAGAAAGGCACGTAACCGACAAGTAACTAACAATAGGAAACTACAGGAGACTCCCAGGACGCCACCGCCCATGTGCCATGGTCCTCCTCGGCCCCGCCGGGAGCAGGCTGTGATCCAAGTTCCCGGAAAACGAGAGCCTGGTGAGGTGCACGACCACCATCACATGCCACGCTCCCAATAAGCGGGTCCACCGCACACCGCCCTGTAAGACCTGGAGGCGGCCAGTGCTGTGACTCCGGAACACGCGTCCAGGTCCTCTACCGACACTCACGCACACTGGAGGCGACTCAGTCACGGGGCCCGGGGCAGAAGGGTGTCACCCGCGGCGGGGGGCCCAGACGTACTGGTTCAGCCGCAGGGCCTTAGCCGCCCTGGTCTCCGGGAAGCCCATCTCCGTGAGCTGCCGCAGGGCTGCCTCGTCCATGCGCTCGTCCTCATCTTCGTCCAGCATGGCTGCGGGCCAGACACGGCACCGTGAGAGCTCGGGGCGTGCCCGGCCACACAAGGGGTGCTTCCTCAAGCTCCCCACAGGCCCAGCGCCCCGCCTGAGCACCAGACGCTTGTGGCTGACCTCTTACACCTCAGAAAACCCGAGACAGACCCGTCAGCCCTCGCCATGCAGACATGGTGACAGTGTGAGGCATCCACAAGGCCCATCTACTGCCCCTTCCGTGGGGAGTGTGAGCAGTGACGGCCGAGGGTGGGCTCCGCCCGGGCCCGCGCCTACCGTTTGCCTTCCTAAATAATTCCACGGCATCCGGGTTCAGCGCCAGCAACTTCTGAGCCACCTCGATGAGAGACACCAGGATTTTCCGGAGCTCCGTCTGGaactgcagtgaaagcacaagaCGCTCAACAAAGCTGCCTGGATCTGAAACAACACCCCTGCCCGAAACTCCGAATCTGTGAGTCAATGGATCTGAAACAACACCCCTGCCCGAAACTCCGAATCTGTGTGGCAAGTCACGCCTGGATCTGAAACAACACCGCCTGCCCGAAACTCCGAATCTGTGCAGCAAATCACGCCTAGATAACCAGGGAGAAGAGCAACAGGGCTCTCAGCAGGGCGGGCGGGAGAGGATCCGTCGCTCAGCTCCAGCCCAGAGGAGGCGTCTGGCCTGCTGGCCGCTAAGCGAGCTGAGAGCTTAGGCCTCACTGAACAAAACAGGCAGACTCCATGGGTTCCACTGCTGTGGGCCTCTAGCATTCAGTGCAACCAGTTCATCTTCTCAACGCAGTGGGGGCTGCTGGGAATGTCATCAGAAACCCACCAACTGCCCGTCTCCCCGACAGTGAGGCTTGGCCATCGTGAAACACGCACTGGCCAGCGAGAGACACATGTGCCCGGCCTCAGACGCCCTGGCCAACACAGAACTCTCTGGAGGAGACCCTCAGAGGCGTGTTCCTGAACTGACCAGCTCGTGCAGAGCCCGCAGACTGACCTGCAGTGTTGGGGGCGCCACCCCCGACTCTGGCCCAGCGGGCGCCAAGTCCTGGCCCGGCCCTGGCTCGGGAGCACTGGAAATGCTCCAGCTCTGCTTTAACCTCCCGATCCAAAATAAGCAAGAGTCAGGTTTCTCTCTAAAAGGTTTCGCCAAACTCAGGACAAAACTCACATTTCCCCATAGTATCCTACTGGCCCAACGTCTCTTCAAACCTTTTAACTTGAATTAATTTGCCTACAAAAAAGTTCCAACATAGCACACAGAGTTCCTGCACCCCCTACATCCTGCTTCCCAAGCGCTCTCAGGAGGTCTCCTCAGCCCCCTGTGGCCACAAAGCCCCTGCGGGCACTCACGTCCCTCGCGCTGGTCTGCACCACGGCCCGGTCCATGTTGTGGGAGGGCAGGCTGGCGGTGGCTCGGAAGATAGCGTCTCTGTCCGGGGCTTTCTGCTCTTGTTTTTTCTAACACAGGAGAGGAATCAGAAGATCAGACGTGAGTGTAAGAACGGTGAAAGGCAAGACTGGTCTCTGAACAAACAGCTCTAACCAGGGAGCACGCGAGTCCTGGGAACTGGAGCCACATGCCCCTGATGAGCAGGGAGGCTTCCGGACGGTTCTGTGCGTGGCCTCAGGGACAGAACACTGGACGGTCGCAGCCTGCTGGACCTGGAGCATGGCGGTACAGGGTGGGGAAGACAGACACTGCCTCCTGGGCCGCAGAATGACTGTTACACGGGAGCGATGGTTGGG is part of the Bos indicus isolate NIAB-ARS_2022 breed Sahiwal x Tharparkar chromosome 11, NIAB-ARS_B.indTharparkar_mat_pri_1.0, whole genome shotgun sequence genome and harbors:
- the UBAC1 gene encoding ubiquitin-associated domain-containing protein 1 isoform X2; its protein translation is MFVQEEKIFAGKVLRLHVCASDGAEWLEEATEDTSVEKLKDRCLKHCAPGGLEDPKNVTHHKLIHAASERVLSDAKTLLEEHVQDEDVILLIRKRAPAPLPKMAEVSAEEQKKQEQKAPDRDAIFRATASLPSHNMDRAVVQTSARDFQTELRKILVSLIEVAQKLLALNPDAVELFRKANAMLDEDEDERMDEAALRQLTEMGFPETRAAKALRLNHMSVPQAMEWLIEHADDPTIDTPLPGPSSQGEAGAEAAPAAGTSEEEEEARDELTEIFKKIRRKREFRADARAVISLMEMGFDEKEVIDALRVSNNQQNAACEWLLGDRRPSPEELDKGIDPESPLFQAILDNPVVQLGLTNPKTLLAFEDMLENPLNSTQWMNDPETGPVMLQISRIFQTLNRT
- the UBAC1 gene encoding ubiquitin-associated domain-containing protein 1 isoform X1; this encodes MFVQEEKIFAGKVLRLHVCASDGAEWLEEATEDTSVEKLKDRCLKHCAPGGLEDPKNVTHHKLIHAASERVLSDAKTLLEEHVQDEDVILLIRKRAPAPLPKMAEVSAEEQKKQEQKAPDRDAIFRATASLPSHNMDRAVVQTSARDFQTELRKILVSLIEVAQKLLALNPDAVELFRKANAMLDEDEDERMDEAALRQLTEMGFPETRAAKALRLNHMSVPQAMEWLIEHADDPTIDTPLPGPSSQGEAGAEAAPAAGTSEEEEEARDELTEIFKKIRRKREFRADARAVISLMEMGFDEKEVIDALRVSNNQQNAACEWLLGDRRPSPEELDKGIDPESPLFQAILDNPVVQLGLTNPKTLLALKNQLQQVIRLGECRQRPAGQGRAQRRLRWLVALSLCKGCLGACFAFEIRYDIKKCV